A stretch of Myceligenerans xiligouense DNA encodes these proteins:
- a CDS encoding sulfurtransferase — MREQVLVEAAELAADLQVTAGTHADPRTGTPVLLDVRWALGMTDGAERYRAGHLPGAVYVDLETELAAPASPAAGRHPLPSAAAFQDSARRWGVGRDSRVVVYDGVGGTSAARAWWLLRYFGLDDVRILDGGLDAWTAGGRALEVGTVTAEPGDFVARPGGMPVLDADDAAALADGEGVLLDARAGERYRGEVEPVDPQAGHIPGALSAPTTGNLDLDGRFLDEARLRERFAELGIVPPDAGHAAGPGEGDAAGAREESAGEEPDGEESPGEELVGEELAGVGVGVYCGSGVTASHQIAALAAAGVPAALYPGSWSQWSNDPTREVATLSGGRSAVDEVGSPRDRQH, encoded by the coding sequence GTGAGGGAACAGGTGCTGGTCGAGGCCGCCGAGCTGGCGGCCGATCTCCAGGTCACGGCCGGGACGCACGCGGATCCCCGGACGGGGACCCCGGTGCTGCTCGACGTGCGCTGGGCCCTCGGCATGACCGACGGCGCCGAGCGGTACCGCGCCGGGCATCTTCCCGGGGCCGTGTACGTGGACCTGGAGACCGAGCTTGCCGCGCCCGCCTCCCCGGCCGCCGGGCGCCACCCCCTGCCGTCCGCGGCCGCCTTCCAGGACTCCGCCCGCCGGTGGGGCGTGGGCCGGGACTCGCGCGTGGTCGTGTACGACGGCGTCGGCGGCACCTCCGCGGCCCGCGCCTGGTGGCTGCTGCGCTACTTCGGGCTGGACGACGTCCGCATCCTCGACGGCGGGCTCGACGCCTGGACCGCGGGCGGCCGCGCGCTCGAGGTCGGCACCGTGACCGCCGAGCCGGGAGACTTCGTCGCGCGGCCCGGCGGGATGCCCGTGCTCGACGCCGACGACGCCGCCGCGCTGGCCGACGGTGAGGGCGTGCTGCTCGACGCGCGGGCCGGGGAGCGCTACCGGGGCGAGGTGGAACCGGTGGACCCCCAGGCGGGACACATCCCCGGAGCGCTGTCCGCACCCACGACGGGGAACCTGGACCTGGACGGGCGGTTCCTCGACGAGGCCAGGCTGCGGGAGCGGTTCGCCGAACTGGGCATCGTCCCGCCGGACGCGGGCCATGCCGCCGGGCCCGGCGAGGGTGATGCGGCGGGGGCGCGTGAGGAGTCCGCCGGTGAGGAGCCTGACGGTGAGGAGTCTCCCGGTGAGGAACTCGTCGGTGAGGAGCTCGCCGGTGTCGGCGTCGGGGTGTACTGCGGCTCCGGCGTCACCGCGTCACACCAGATCGCGGCGCTCGCGGCCGCCGGGGTGCCGGCGGCGCTGTACCCCGGCTCCTGGTCCCAG
- the rimI gene encoding ribosomal protein S18-alanine N-acetyltransferase, with protein sequence MPEFQVRPLRSSDFDRVLWLERDLFGSGAWTYGMLADELAALGRWYIVATMDEPGTIGPDPVVGYAGLWFDGDDAQIMTIGVAKDQQRSGVGRLLMDALIAQARKLKAQAVLLEVRVDNEPALAMYRRSGFEVLSVRKRYYQPEDKDAYTMRLDLRAEPRAVTDDGDAA encoded by the coding sequence ATGCCCGAGTTCCAGGTTCGCCCGCTGCGCAGTTCCGACTTCGATCGTGTCCTGTGGCTGGAGCGCGACCTGTTCGGGTCCGGTGCCTGGACCTACGGGATGCTCGCCGACGAGCTCGCCGCGCTGGGGCGCTGGTACATCGTCGCCACCATGGACGAGCCGGGCACGATCGGGCCCGACCCCGTGGTCGGGTACGCCGGCCTCTGGTTCGACGGCGACGACGCGCAGATCATGACCATCGGCGTGGCCAAGGACCAGCAGCGCAGCGGCGTGGGCCGGCTGCTGATGGACGCGCTGATCGCGCAGGCGCGGAAGCTGAAGGCGCAGGCCGTGCTCCTGGAGGTGCGGGTCGACAACGAGCCCGCCCTGGCGATGTACCGCCGCTCCGGCTTCGAGGTACTGTCCGTGCGCAAGCGCTACTACCAGCCCGAGGACAAGGACGCCTACACGATGCGCCTGGACCTGCGGGCCGAGCCGCGCGCCGTCACCGACGACGGCGACGCCGCCTGA
- the tsaB gene encoding tRNA (adenosine(37)-N6)-threonylcarbamoyltransferase complex dimerization subunit type 1 TsaB, whose amino-acid sequence MPVLAIDTSAAVTVSLVSESGGRLAARSSGERRRHAESLAPLITQVLGDAGVDRTEVTAVVAGTGPAPFTGLRVGLVTARTLALALAIPVLGVPSIDALAVQAVSDLGLNPDDEVLVASDARRKEVYWARYRVVAHEGPHGVPVVDRLAGPDVGRPAAVAEAQLGGSAAASAGSAGAGAPGGTTRGEVPAGTRGARTVVVGEGAALYPDVLPLDDDAPLLPDATVLARLALARRDAGADLPTEPLYLRRPDVQEPAGRKLPARG is encoded by the coding sequence GTGCCCGTCCTCGCCATCGACACCTCCGCCGCCGTGACCGTCTCGCTCGTGAGCGAGAGCGGCGGTCGCCTCGCCGCCCGCTCCTCCGGCGAGCGCCGCCGACATGCCGAGTCCCTCGCCCCGCTGATCACCCAGGTGCTGGGCGACGCCGGCGTCGACCGGACCGAGGTCACCGCCGTCGTCGCCGGGACGGGCCCCGCGCCCTTCACCGGACTGCGGGTCGGGCTGGTCACCGCCCGGACGCTGGCGCTCGCGCTCGCGATCCCGGTGCTCGGCGTGCCGAGCATCGACGCGCTCGCGGTCCAGGCGGTGAGCGATCTCGGGCTGAACCCCGACGACGAGGTGCTGGTCGCGTCGGACGCCCGCCGCAAGGAGGTCTACTGGGCGCGGTACCGCGTCGTCGCGCACGAGGGACCGCACGGCGTCCCGGTGGTCGACAGGCTCGCGGGGCCCGACGTCGGCCGGCCGGCGGCGGTGGCCGAAGCACAGCTCGGCGGGTCGGCTGCCGCGTCCGCCGGGTCGGCGGGTGCGGGTGCCCCGGGCGGCACCACCCGCGGCGAGGTCCCGGCGGGGACGCGCGGCGCCCGGACCGTCGTCGTCGGCGAAGGGGCTGCCCTGTATCCCGACGTCCTGCCGCTCGACGACGACGCCCCCCTCCTGCCCGACGCGACCGTGCTCGCCCGGCTCGCGCTCGCACGCCGCGACGCGGGCGCGGACCTGCCGACCGAGCCGCTGTACCTGCGCCGTCCCGACGTGCAGGAACCCGCCGGGCGAAAACTTCCCGCCCGGGGCTAG